In Paenibacillus durus, the DNA window CGAGATTGAACATTATGTCGATGAGGTGAAGAGCCAGGTTCAGGAAGTATCGGCGGCCACTCAGCATATTTCAGCCGGTACAGGCCATGTCGTGCAGGCGTTTAAAGGCATTTCCGCCGTAGCGCATACCACGGCATCCGGAACCCAGGAGGTCTCCGCCGCAGCCGAGGAGCAGCTGGCTTCGATGGAAGAGATGTCTTCCTCCTTCCATGCTGTAACCCATATGGCGGAAGGGATGCAGGAGCTTGTAAGCCGCTTCCGGGTGTAGAATCCGCTATTTTCCGGCCGCGCCCTGAAAAGAAATGCGTGCAGTATCAGCAAACGAATCCATTCTTTCGCTTTTAGCGGGAATGGATTCGTTTTTAGGTTTGAGACGTTTTGCGGCTGCATGTTTTAGTCCGAGGGTTCCGTTGTTTGCCTTGTTCCGGTATCGGCGGCTTTTTGTACCGTGTCGATCAATGTATGGGCGGCCAGTGCCGTATGGAAATCGGGGGCCAGGCGGGTGTTCCCCTCCAGATCGCTGTAAATCTGCCTGTACAGCCCGGCCAGATTGAACGCGGGTCCGGCTGTCAGGCCCGAAGGCTGCAAAATATACTGCGGCGGAATGGGGAGTTCGCCGATGGCTTTGCCCGGCTGCGCTCCCTTCAGCGTGAAAGAGTCGATTTGAAACATGAAGTTCTCGTTCGATTGCAGGACCAAGTCGCCTTCCTTCCCGTTTATTTCAATCGAAAAATGTCCAATGTGGGTGTTGCGGATGTGGGTATTCATAATCGCTCCGCCCGCCAATTTTCCGGTGATGACCACATGGTCGGGCGATGTGGATTTAACAATCTCGCCTGTTTCCATAATGGGTATCCGGTCCGCTTGCGTCTCGAGAATGGCCGACAGTTCTGAGAAGGGGCCCAGCAGATATGTTATTCCATCAAGCAAATGCCCGGCGGCAATGGTCAGATGGTTCGCTCCGTTTGTCTTGTCCAGCAAATAGACTCGGGATTGAGGG includes these proteins:
- a CDS encoding Gfo/Idh/MocA family protein; protein product: MKVNKRGVGVIGANMNGSWGGLAHLPALLALPEFQAAAVCTTRQDSADETAKRFGIPYAFTDPYELAIHPDVDLVTIAVKVPEHEKLVQTALDAGKSVFCEFPLGRTSAEAAHLLHASEEKSVRHFTGLQSRANPAVRYLKDLIAEGYIGEVRAVHCNYALPLFPSRSKQIPQSRVYLLDKTNGANHLTIAAGHLLDGITYLLGPFSELSAILETQADRIPIMETGEIVKSTSPDHVVITGKLAGGAIMNTHIRNTHIGHFSIEINGKEGDLVLQSNENFMFQIDSFTLKGAQPGKAIGELPIPPQYILQPSGLTAGPAFNLAGLYRQIYSDLEGNTRLAPDFHTALAAHTLIDTVQKAADTGTRQTTEPSD